CCCTTCAGATAGTCCGTCTCCGGGACTCCGAGGAGCGCCGGGTGGTCCTGAGGCTGGTGTATCTCATGTACGATGCGGCAGACCGCGCCCGCGTCCCTCGCCGCGTCGTTCAGCGTGTCAAGCAGCATATCCCGCGTAAAGGCGTGGCTGCATGACAAAAAAAGAAGATGCCCTCCCGGTCCCAGCCGTCTGAAACCGCGCACGGCAAGCTCCTTATACCCGCGGCGCGCCGAATCAAGCTGCCCGCGCGCCGGCGAGAAGGGCGGCGGGTCCATTATCACGATGTCATACCGCGCGCGGTCGGCGTCGATCTCGCGCATTATATCGAAGGCGTTGCCGCAGCGGAAAGTCACCTTTTCCTCGGGCAGGCCGTTGATGGAGAGATTCTCCTTCGCACGGTCGAGCGCGGCCTGCGACTGATCTATCGCCGTGACCTCCGCCGCTCCCCTGCCGAGGGCGTGAAGGGTGAAATGTCCCTGATACGAAAAACAGTCGAGCACCTTCGCCCCCTCGTAGACAGGGTCGAGCAAAGCCGGAACATGACGGACGTCAAGATAGGCGCCGGTCTTCTGTCCGCCCGCGATATCGACGAGCTCATACGTGCCGCCGATCTTCACCTTGAGCGGACCCTCCGGCATTTCGCCGAGCAGCGGCTTGACCTCGCGCGGGATTCCCTCTTTTTCCAGATGCCTCGTGTCGTTGCGCAGGATGACGGCGGACAGTTTCTTTACCTTGCGGAAGACCTTAGCCACCTCGTCGGCGTGGCGGTACCATCCCATCACCGAAAGCTGCAGCGACAGGACGTCCCCGTACAGGTCGGCGGAAATGCCCGGAAGCCGGTCCCCCTCGCCGTGTACCCAGCGGAAGGATTCCTCGCCGGCGCACCAGCACTTGCGCACCGCGAGCGCGCGTTCGACGCGGCGGCGCAGCAGCTCCATCTGGTCCGGCTCATGGCCGCCAAAGGAGAGGACGCGGATGCAGAGCGCGCCCTCGCTCCAAAGCCCCCAGCCCAGCACCAATCCTTTTTTGTCGGCGAAGGGGATGATGTCGCCGGGGGCGCAGACCGGGGCCTGGATCAGATTGCCTCTGAAGAGCCACGGATGGCGCTGTTTTACGCGCTCGGCACCGCCGTCGTTCAGAACGGCGCGGCGCAGTGATTTTTTCATTGACGTCATATGCGTTTATCCCTCTCTATCACGGCAAAAGCGTCGTGATTGTGAATACTTTCGTGGCTCGTCACGGATACTCTGTACCAGAGCACCCGCTCGTCGGCCTGCATCGCGAGCGCGAGCTCGCGCACGGAATCCTCGACGAAGCGCGGATTCGAGTAAGCGCGTTCCGTCACATATTTCTCGTCCTCGCGTTTGAGCAGACTGTATATCGGCGCCGAGGCGCAGTCGTCAGCCATCCGCACAAACTCCTCCAGCCAGACGAAGCCGGAAAGGCGCACCTCCATCACCGCGTGCGCGCGCTGATTGTGCGCCCCAAATTCTGAAATCTCCTTAGAACAGGGACAGAGCGTCTGAACGGGGGAAGTCACCGTCGTCACCAGGTCGAAATCATCGCCGCAAAGCGCCGCCTCAAAACGGACGTCGCAGCGCAGCCGCCCCTTCGCGCCGCTCACGGGGGCCTCCTTCATGATGAAGTACGGAAATTCAAAGACGGCGTGCGCGTCGCGCGCCTGCAGGCGCTCTTTGAGCGTCATTAAAAGTCCCTCCATATTATGGAAGGTGACGCTCTTTTCCTGCGCCCCCAGGACCTCGATGAAACGGCTCATATGCGTGCCGCGGTAGTCCCGCGGCAGCGAGACGGAGAGGCTCACCTGAGCGACCGTCTCCTGCGTGCCGTTCGTGCGGTCCGGCACCGAAATCGGCCACGAGAGGTCGCGGATACCGACGCGGTCGATCGCCATATTTCTGTTGTCGCTCTCGTTCTGTACGTCACGCATCTTTTACATCCTCGCGGCGGCAGATGACGGACGAGCTCTCCGTCTCCCAGAGCCTTATCTCAGAAAGCCGGCAGTTGCCGCGCGCAAGCGGCCCGTCGAGCTCCCGGAAGATCCAGATAGCGATATACTCCGCGGTGGGCTGCGGCAGGATATCGTTTATATAGGCGTGGTCAAGTTTTGAGAGCACGAGTTCGTTAACGGTCTTTTTCAGATCGACAAAATCGAAGATCATCCCCTCGGCGTCGGGCGCGCCCTCCAGCGTCACCCGCAAATGATAAGTATGGCCGTGAAGGCGCTCACACTTTCCATGATAGTGTATAAGGTTATGTGCTGCATCAAACTTGAAATCACGGCACAGTAACATCTATATTCCTCCCAAGTTTATTTTAATACGACTTTATTCTACCACGTAGCCGCGACACTGTTTACCCGTAAAAATTACGCCCGGGTCATATATGTCCCGCTTAGCCAAAAACAGCGGACCCAATTACAGATTGTATCACCTCGGCATCCGGCATTAGCCTATTCCCCGTAAAAATAATATAATAGAACGGTTGGATATCATCATAATTGGGGGAAACCGTGATGGCAGATAAAAAAGTGATGACAATATTGCTTGGAAGCCCGCGCAAAGAGGGCAACAGCGAACAGCTCGCCGATTCCCTCGCAAAGGGCGCCGGGGGAAATGGATACGAGGTGCGCAAAGTGCGCCTCGCGGCAAAAAAACTGAACGGCTGCCTTGACTGCCGCAAATGCTGGAGCGCCGGAACGCCGTGCATCCAGCGGGACGATATGGATTCTGTGTACCGGGACATCACGGCGGCTGAGGTCCTCGTCTTTGCGTCACCGCTATATTTCTATTCGTGGAGCACACAGATAAAACCGGTATGGGACAGATTGCTGCCCTTCTTCGCCGCAAATTCGCAGGCGAGTGTGAAAGGCAAAAAGGCGGTCCTCCTCGCCACGGCTGGAGATACTGAGATAAGCTGCTTCGACGGACTGAAAGCATCCTTCCGTCTCGCCTGCGGATTCACCGGCTGGAGCATCGCCGGAATGATCTGCGCGCCGGACATGTACCCAAA
The window above is part of the Cloacibacillus evryensis DSM 19522 genome. Proteins encoded here:
- a CDS encoding flavodoxin family protein — protein: MADKKVMTILLGSPRKEGNSEQLADSLAKGAGGNGYEVRKVRLAAKKLNGCLDCRKCWSAGTPCIQRDDMDSVYRDITAAEVLVFASPLYFYSWSTQIKPVWDRLLPFFAANSQASVKGKKAVLLATAGDTEISCFDGLKASFRLACGFTGWSIAGMICAPDMYPKTDMAEKGRKYLFEAYELGKNL
- the queD gene encoding 6-carboxytetrahydropterin synthase QueD, with the translated sequence MLLCRDFKFDAAHNLIHYHGKCERLHGHTYHLRVTLEGAPDAEGMIFDFVDLKKTVNELVLSKLDHAYINDILPQPTAEYIAIWIFRELDGPLARGNCRLSEIRLWETESSSVICRREDVKDA
- a CDS encoding class I SAM-dependent rRNA methyltransferase, whose product is MTSMKKSLRRAVLNDGGAERVKQRHPWLFRGNLIQAPVCAPGDIIPFADKKGLVLGWGLWSEGALCIRVLSFGGHEPDQMELLRRRVERALAVRKCWCAGEESFRWVHGEGDRLPGISADLYGDVLSLQLSVMGWYRHADEVAKVFRKVKKLSAVILRNDTRHLEKEGIPREVKPLLGEMPEGPLKVKIGGTYELVDIAGGQKTGAYLDVRHVPALLDPVYEGAKVLDCFSYQGHFTLHALGRGAAEVTAIDQSQAALDRAKENLSINGLPEEKVTFRCGNAFDIMREIDADRARYDIVIMDPPPFSPARGQLDSARRGYKELAVRGFRRLGPGGHLLFLSCSHAFTRDMLLDTLNDAARDAGAVCRIVHEIHQPQDHPALLGVPETDYLKGFVMGVED
- the folE2 gene encoding GTP cyclohydrolase FolE2; amino-acid sequence: MRDVQNESDNRNMAIDRVGIRDLSWPISVPDRTNGTQETVAQVSLSVSLPRDYRGTHMSRFIEVLGAQEKSVTFHNMEGLLMTLKERLQARDAHAVFEFPYFIMKEAPVSGAKGRLRCDVRFEAALCGDDFDLVTTVTSPVQTLCPCSKEISEFGAHNQRAHAVMEVRLSGFVWLEEFVRMADDCASAPIYSLLKREDEKYVTERAYSNPRFVEDSVRELALAMQADERVLWYRVSVTSHESIHNHDAFAVIERDKRI